The Alkalihalophilus pseudofirmus nucleotide sequence TTTTGCATAATTCGCCTCTTGCTCGTGCATTCTATAAGTAGGAGGCGGTTTTAATGGAGTTTATGAGGATCTTACAATACATCTGTTCATTTGGCGGGGCAAGTTGTTTAATATTCACTTATATTCAAATGGCTCGAAAGAAAGTAAAAAAGCCGCTTCAAAAATGAAGCGGCTTTCAGATTGTTGAGAACTCTATATTTAAGCAAGTGCTTTTTCAATTTTCTTTTTTGTAATCGAGAAATGTGAATCAACCCATTTAACTTGTTTCTTGTCTAAAATAAATAGTTGTGGAGATTCATGCTTCACACCTAGTTCTTCTGAAATTAGATTAGATACAGGTCGTGACTCGATGACTTTAACCATAGCATACGTGTGAGCATTCTCGTTCGAAGAATTTATAAATGATTGAAATTCATCATATGCCTCTGCACTAATAGGACAAGTTGTACTATGCTTCAATAATAAAACAGGACCATCATCTGATTGCTTAAATAAATCATGCCACTCTTGGTCTGTTGTTATTTCTTTCATGCTCATCACTCCTCTTTTTAGTTTGATTCAGAATAATACATTAATGCAATCGCACCAGGTCCGGTGTGAGTGCTGATAATCGGTGAAGTTGGGTAAATGGTGATATCAACTGACTCATTAATTGATTCAACGGATTGCTTTAATTTTGCAGCAAGTGCTTCTGCATCTGCATGAGCAATACCCACTTTTTTTACGACTCTTCCTTTTGTCTCATCAGCAAACGTCTTCGTTAGCGTCTGAATCATCTGCATATGAGTACGTACCTTTGTAACAGGTGTATACACTCCATCCGCTAAAGAAGCAATCGGTTTAATTTTTAGTAAAGAGCCGAGTAATGCCTTCCCACGTCCAATTCTTCCGCCTTTTTTTAAGTACTCTAATGTATCAACCATTATAAATAATGATGTACCCTCACGTACCTTATCAATGGCTTTAATAATCTCCTCTACAGACTTCCCTTCCTTTGCAAGTTCAGCCGCTTTAACTACTTGAAAGGCTAAAGCCTGAGAAATAAATCGTGAATTAACAACGGTTACATCAGCATTACTCATGTCTGCTGCAGTTTGTGCTGCATTCATCGTTCCACTCATACCTTCTGTTATATGAATCGAGATGATCTTCACATCATCACCACTTGCTGCTAAGCGGTTATAGGTTTCTTCAAATACCCCAACTGCAGGCTGTGAACTTTTTGGTAATTCCTCACTCGCTCTCAGTTTATCCATAAATTCAGAAGCTGTTATATCAACCCCGTCTAAAAACGTCTCTTCTCCAAATGTTATCGATAAGGGAACAACCTCTATTCCATGCTTTGCAGCTAGCTCTGCAGGTAAATCACAAGTTGAATCCGTAACAATTTTTATCGTCGTCATATTCACATTCTCCTTTATCTTCCCGTTCGCTTGTCCCATTCCCGAAATGGGCAAAAAACTTCTCTCTAGCCCCTATCATACCACATTTCTGACACCTTATCGGCCCTTAACCATGAATTATCTATGATCAATTAAGTGAATTTTTATTTAAATCACTTCTCTATTGTAAAGCGGATCTCTTGATATGTTATATGATCTCCGAGTGCTTCTTTTATCGGTCGAAGCCTATCTGTTCCGATTTGTTCAGCAGCCTTTTCAATTTCCTTTCGAACCTCTTCTTCCACATAAGTTGGCAGCTTAAGATCGATGCCCTCATCTTTTGATTTAAGAATGTGGTTTAATACCGTTTGTTCGCTCAGCCCTCGCTCTTTTGCAATATCCTCTACCTTCTGACCATCTTGAAACATCTTAATTGTGATGAGGTGGCTTCCTTTTGTTGCTTTCGTGCCTTTAGAACTTGAGCTTAATCTAGTTGCTGTTTCATTAATCATTGTTGTTTTTTGATCCTTAAACGAACTGAGTACATCCAAGAAAGTCTCTCCATACCGCTCAAGTTTTTGTTCGCCCACTCCCTGTATCATGGATAATTCCTCTTTAGTTAATGGAATATATTGACTCATCTGCTTGAGCGTTTTATCAGAGAACACCATATAAGGAGGGATATTTTCTTTTGCTGCAAGATTTTTTCTGCAATCCCGTAATGCTTCAAATACTTCATCATTTTCTTCTGCCTCTTCTTTTTGCAAAGCAACAAATTGATGAACTTGCTTTTCCCCTTTAAGAACAGGCAGAGCTAAATCAGTCAGCTGAAGTGTTGGATACTGTGAACCAGTGGGTTTAATGTATTTCTCGGCTGTTAAATAGTCAATAAACTCTGCCACATACTTTGCCGTATACCCGCTCATAATGCCATAGGTCGGAAGAGTATAAAGCTGCAGCTGTTTTATTTTTTGATTTTCAGAGCCAGCTAATACTTGAGCCACCATCATTTTTCCGAAGCGTTCCCTCATTCGTTTTATACAAGAGAAAACCATTTGTGCCTCTTTCGTTCGGTCCACTTTTTCTCCTTCACGGACACATGATGAGCACCTGCCGCAATCCGCTTTAGACACATCCCCAAAATAGCTTAAGATGTACGTCATTAAGCAGCCTTCCGTATGAATATAAGACGTCATTTGTTGAAGCTTCTCATACTCTTGAGCTTTACGGTCTTCTGTCAGCTCAGATTGTTCAATTAAAAAGGATTGAACACGAATATCTTGAGGGCTGAACAAGAGTACACATTCACTATCTTCTCCGTCTCGTCCGGCACGACCAGCCTCTTGGTAATATGATTCGATTGTACGCGGCATATTGTAGTGGACAACGTACCTGACATTACTTTTATCAATCCCCATCCCAAACGCATTGGTCGCTACCATCACACTTACTTGATCATGCAAAAAAGCTTCTTGATGTCGTGCTCTTTCATTTTCATTCAGTCCACCGTGATACATTGCTGCCTGAATATCGACCTCTTGTAACTTATGATACAGCTGTTCCACTTCTTTACGTGTATTTGCATACATAATCCCGGCTTCGCTTTTATGGGTTTGTACATACTGTTTCACATAACGCCATTTATCTATTCCCTTTAATACCTTTAACGTTAAATTCTCACGATTAAAACCGGTGACAACCGTATTCTCGTTTTGGATGTCTAGATGATTTTGGATGTCTTTTTGTACTGCCTTAGTGGCTGTAGCAGTTAAAGCTAAGACTGGCGGCCTTTGATTAAAATTGTTGAGCCACGCTGAAATCCCTAAATAGCTCGGTCTAAAATCATGCCCCCATTGAGACAAACAATGGGCTTCATCAATAGCTACTAATGAAAGCGGAATTGAAGCTAGCAGTTGTTGGAAGAATGGCTGCACTAATCGTTCGGGCGCAACATACACCAGTTTATACTCACCTGTCTGAATAAGACTGATCCGTTCTTCTTCCTCTTCTCTTGTTAATGTACTATTTAAATATGTAGCTGCTATATCAAGCTGATGAAGGGCATCTACTTGATCTTTCATTAATGATATTAATGGCGAGATCACCAATGTTACTCCTTCAAGAGTAAGCGCTGGAATTTGATAACAAAGAGATTTCCCCCCGCCTGTAGGCATAATCCCAAGCGTATCTTTTTGGGCTAACACCTGTTCAATAATTTGTTGTTGACCATACCTAAAGGAATCATAGCCATAATACGTTTTTAGAATCTGTTCTGCCTCATGCATTTTCTCTATACTCAACAGCCTCTCCCCTTTTCAAATGGATGATAAAAATGAATATTATGGGCACATTATACGTAATAACCATACGTTAGAAAGGTGTGTTCCTGATGAACTTTACGTTAAAACAAAAGAATACCATCGGATTGATTATTGTTGCCTTGATTTATTTAGCTCCTGTCTTGATTATGATTGCAACAAGAGATACATTTCTTCATTCAGTCGAACGTTTCCCGCTTGACTTCTCATTATACTTTGCTGTTTTACTTGGGGCAATCATTGTCAATTACTCTTTAAAATCAATGAAATTTCTTGCTGTGGTGATGCTCGCAGCTGGTGCAGGCCTTGCTGTATATGCTTTTTATTACTTATTGTAATCATTTTTCGAATCGCATTTTATGATGTTTTTTTGAGAAAACAGCTCTTTGGCTATCCTCTTGTTGTTAGGAATGGTATAATTCATACGATTACAGACATTGGAGGCATATAGCTACATGATTACAGTAACAAATGTTGGTCTACAATATGGGGACCGTAAACTATTTGAAGAAGTTAATATTAAATTTACACCTGGTAACTGTTACGGCTTAATTGGTGCGAACGGCGCAGGGAAATCAACGTTCTTGAAAATTTTATCTGGTGAAATTGAACCACAACAAGGCGACGTGCATATGAAGCCTGGCCAGCGTCTCGCTGTGTTAAAGCAGAACCACTTCGAATACGAAGAGTATGAAGTGCTTCAAACAGTTATTATGGGACATGCACGCCTTTACCAAGTGATGCAGGAGAAAGATGCTATTTACATGAAGGAAGATTTTTCTGATGAAGATGGCATTAAAGCAGCGGAGCTTGAAGGTGAATTTGCAGAGTTAAATGGTTGGGAAGCCGAGTCTGAAGCTGCGATCCTACTAAAAGGATTAGGCATTCAAGAAGATCTTCACTCAAAGAAAATGGCTGATCTAACAGGTAGTGAGAAAGTAAAAGTATTACTTGCTCAAACGTTATTTGGTGAGCCCGATGTCCTTTTACTAGATGAGCCGACTAACCACCTTGACTTACAAGCGATTCAGTGGCTAGAAGAATTCTTAATTAACTTTGAGAATACTGTCATTGTTGTTTCCCATGACCGTCACTTCTTAAACAAAGTATGTACTCATATCGCAGACCTTGATTTTGGCAAGATTCAAATTTATGTAGGTAACTACGATTTCTGGTATGAGTCCAGTCAGTTAGCTCTTAAAATGGCTCAAGACCAAAATAAGAAAAAAGAAGAAAAAATTAAAGAGCTTCAAAACTTCGTAGCTAGATTCAGCGCGAATGCTTCTAAATCGAAACAAGCAACGTCACGTAAAAAGCTGCTTGATAAGATCTCTTTAGACGATATTAAACCTTCTTCCCGTAAATATCCATATGTACACTTCCAACCGGAACGTGAAATCGGGAATGATTTGCTTCGTGTTGAAGGATTAACAAAAACAATTGATGGCGAAAAAGTTCTAAACAACGTCAGCTTTACAATGAATAAAGACGATAAGATCGCTTTAGTTGGTACAAATGAAATTGCGAAAACCGTTTTATTCAAAATTTTAGCTGGTGAAATGGAGCCTGACAGCGGTTCGTATAAGTGGGGAGTAACCACCTCTCAAGCTTACTTCCCTAAAGATAACTCCGAATACTTCGAAGGCTGTGACTTAAACCTTGTCAACTGGCTGCGTCAATACTCTCCGGAAGACGATAGTGAAACATTCTTACGCGGCTTCCTTGGAAGAATGTTGTTCTCTGGTGAGGAAGTATTGAAAAAAGCAAGCGTGCTTTCAGGGGGAGAAAAAGTTCGTTGTATGCTGTCTAAAATGATGTTAAGCGGTGCAAATGTATTGCTGTTAGATGAGCCTACTAACCACTTAGATCTTGAATCAATTACAGCTGTAAATAATGGCTTAATTGCCTTCAAAGGCTCCATGATCTTCTCGAGTCATGACCATCAATTTAATGAATCCATTGCTAACCGTATTATTGAACTTACGGAAGATGGCTTAATTGATAAGCAAATGACTTACAATGAATTCCTTGAATACAAAAAGTAATAAGTTAAGCCGCTAGTTATTCACTAGCGGCTTTTTTATATTGAATTATTTTGTGTTTTTAATTCATTACGTGAAATTATAATTGAATCAGCCCGATTGCCTTCCTCACTTTAGCAATCGTTACCTGCGCTGATTCTTGCGCTTTTTTAGCCCCTTCTCGTAAAATGTCATCCACATCGATATCACTGTAGGCCAGAGCGCGCTTTTGCATCGGTTCTGTCAGCTCAATGATAGATTCACTAAGCATTTGCTTACACCTTACACATCCTATATTTGCATCGCTGCATCTCTTCTCTATATCTTTCCTCACTTCTTCATTGGAAAAATAGGAATGGAGATGATATACATTACAGCCACCTACTGTCGGGTGGCCGGGATCGCTTAGATGGGTACGTGTTGGATCAGAATAAGCTCTCTTCACTTTATTTTCGATTGTTTCTTTTGAATCTTGCAGAGAAATATAGGTTTTCGCCCCTAATGATTTACTCATTTTTCCTTTTCCGCCTAATGAGGGTACCCTCGCCTCTTTTTCAACCATTCCGTTTGGCAAAGTCAATATTTCTCCATACATAGAATTAAATTTGCGTGCGAGATCTCTTGCAATTTCGATGTGCACAAGCTGATCTGCTCCAACAGGCACCTTATGAGCTCCATGAATAAACATATCAGCTGCCATTAAGACCGGATACCCTACTAACCCATAACTAACGTGATCAGCATGCTGTTTTGCTTTTTCTTTAAATGTGGGACATCTTAACAGCTCACCAATAGGCATAACCATACTCAAGTAAAGATGTAATTCACTTATCTCAGCAGCCAATGATGATTGGGCGTAAATCGTTGCCTGATTTGGGTCAAGGCCGGCTCCTAAATAACTTCTCACTGCATCACGTGTCCTTGATTTTATTAATTCGGGCTTAGGATGTGTCGTTAATGCATGCAAATCAACTATAAAATAGTAAGCCTCATATTCTTTTTGCAGCCTATGAATTTCCTTCATCGCTCCTATATAATTTCCAAGGTGGAGATCGCCTGTTGGTCTGATCCCTGATACTAAAGTTTGTTTTTGAGTCATCACTATCTCTCCTTATTTGTTTTATTCATGTCGGAAAAAGTCTTTGCCACCACCAATCAGAATCCATGACGATCACCCCCTTTAATAAATAAAAAAAGCCCTCCACATCCTATACAAGGACGGGAGAGCCCGTGGTACCACCTTTATTGGTTTATATGCACAACTTAATAAACCCGCTTAAACCGTCTCATTTTTATGAAACAGCATCCCCTGATAACGTCGGGACCAACACGATACAGCCTACTTGTTATGTTCAGCCTACAGCTCAAAAGTCCATTCCATACACAGCCAGCACTCGTTTCCACCTGCCACGAGCTCTCTTAAGAAGGCTTTAAGTATGTACTCCTCTTTCTCATCGCTTTTTTTATGTACGTACATGTGTCATCTTTTAAGAAAGTATATGCTACTATTGGCATTTCTGCAATCTCTTTTACTAATTCTTACAAAATACATGTACCCTGCTTACAAGCTATATGAGTCGTGATATGATAATAGGAATGGATGTGTGGAGGGATGATGGATGAGCGTTAAAGAAGCCTATCTTTATGCTGTCTTAGGCGCAGCTCTTTGGGGGATTATTGGTTTATTTGTGCAGCCCCTTTATTCGTATGGCTTTACAGCTTGGGAAATAGTCGCAATACGAGCAATCTTTTCTGCGCTCTTGCTAGTGGGCTATTTGATTATTACAAATAGAAAGATGCTAAGGATTCACATTCGCGATCTGCCTTTATTTATTGGTACCGGTATTATCAGTATTGTATTCTTTAATTGGTGCTTCTTTACCGTGATTGATCAATCAAATCTATCGCTGGCAGTTGTCCTTTTATATACGGGCCCATTTTTTGTAACGCTGTTATCTCGAATATTTTTTAAAGAATGGTTAACACCAAATAAAGTAACAGCCCTAGTACTGACAATTATAGGCTGTGCGTTTGTCGTTGGTCTTCTCCCAAGCTTCAACACAGTTATTACTCCGTATATACTGCTAGTTGGTATTGGATCTGGGTTCTTTTATGCCTTGTACAGCATATTTGCTAAAGTGAGTTCGAAACGATATTCTTCAATGACCATTACTACGTATTCGTTTATTTGTGCAGCTATGTTTATGATTCCTACATCAGGGTTATGGAACAAAGCTCATTTATTCACTCAGATAGATGTAGTCGGTTATGGACTCGGGCTGGCCTTTTTCCCCACTGTTTTAGCTTACTTGCTTTATACACGTGGCTTAGCCGAGATCGAATCCAGCCGGGCTTCTATTTTATCTACGATTGAACCTGTGGTAGCAATCGGCATCGGATTTCTCATTTTCAAAGACCAATTATCGCTGATTCAATGGTTCGGAGTAGCTCTTGTTCTCTTCTCTATCTTTTTAGTTTCAAAGCCGGATAAAGCACGCTCTATAAAAAAACAGACACCCAAGCATGCCGTGTAGGGTGTCTGTTTTCTTATGATTTGCGTTTTATATCAACATACTGCATAATCTCTTTACTGTTTCTATACTTCGGATTGTTCGTGCGCGTTGAATCTCTTAATTCAGAGGCGTACGTAACCTCGAAGTTCTGAAGCTTCTCAAGGTCTTTCATAAAATCAACTAATTCTTTTTGATCTCTCCCGCTGACTCTCACTCTCATTTTGCATTCCCCTTTCGTACGTACGCTATCATAGATCAAAAGATGAAAATTGGCAACAAAAAAATACCTGATAAACCTTCAGGCATTTTCATTGATCATTAGGCTGCTGCTTTCTGTGACGTTCTCTTCTGTATTTAATAAAGGTATAAATGCCAAATAAGATCGCAATTCCTATTAATGTGTAAATTAATTGTTGAACAAATGAGGACCAGTCTTTAATCGAACGGCCGTAATGAAATCCAATCCAATAGTAAAGGTTCATCCAAACAAAAGCAGAACTAAATCCGATCGCCGCAAAACGTTGATAGGAAATAGCTGACAACCCTACACTAAATGGCACCGCATGCCTGATAAAAGGAAAAAAGTAACTAAACGATGCTGCCTTTAATCCATAACGATCAAGCAGCTCTTTTCCCTTTAATGCCCGCCTATACCAAATCGACCGTTCTTCTTTAATAGGAATGGATTTAGTACCTAAGAAATGACCAACGATATAAAGGGATGTCCCGTGCACAAGAATGCTTGCATAAACGACAAACATAGCTGGGATAGGATTTACATAAGCAGTGGTAGCAATCAGTCCTCCACTCATCAGGAGGATTTCATTTGGGACTGGAAAAAAGAATAATCCGATTGAAAAAATCAGAAACAAGGCCATATAACCATGACTTTGGATAAAAGAGATCATTTCAGTAAAAGCAACCATCATGGCCCCCTCTCATTTTTCCCTATATATCTAGTTTAGTAGAATGACCATGTTGAAGCAATCAATACGTCTTTCTCAATCGAACATAAAAAAGACAGTGATCCCACTGTCTTAATTCTTAAAATACTCTTTGTAATACCCACCCATTTTACCAGTGTTATCAATGACAAAATAAAATTCATCCGTTTCATTTTTAAGCTCGTATGTTTTGCCTTTCGTTAAAGCACGATTGACCATGTATTTTTTTGCATCCGTATGTACACATTCCACTGTACGAATCGTTTCTTTATCCATCCACGTTTTGTGAAGCATAATATCCCCTCCTTTTTCTGCTTATTTCATTATAAATAGAATTGTTAGTTGAAGCAAATGATTTCAAAAAACAAGGCCTTGAGAGAATAGCTTTTGTGCTTTATTAGAATGCTAATAATAAGGCTCGTCCTACAGTGATTAAAATTTAAGTATTTTGCCTATTAATGATACGTTTTACCCAGCTTTATTTATATGGTAGGGTAATAAAGTTATTTTTATTTCGGATAGTTATATAGGAGGTAATATTTTTGAATAAACAAACGATTGATTGGCCGGTCTTTATCATTAGCGGCGGGGCTTTGATCTTATTCGTACTAGCTTCATTTATATCAGCTGAAGGGGTTGCCAATTATGTAGATGCTACGTTCAATTGGTCTGCAACCTATTTCGGTGCCTTTTGGCAAGTATTTATGCTTCTAACGTTCTTGATTGCACTAGGGTTATTGTTTTCAAAGTACGGGTCTGTTCGTCTCGGAAGAAGTGAAAAACCAGAAACAAGTACATTTAAATGGATCTCCATGATAATGTGTACGTTACTCGCAGGCGGAGGAGTATTTTGGGCTGCTG carries:
- the trpS gene encoding tryptophan--tRNA ligase, whose protein sequence is MTQKQTLVSGIRPTGDLHLGNYIGAMKEIHRLQKEYEAYYFIVDLHALTTHPKPELIKSRTRDAVRSYLGAGLDPNQATIYAQSSLAAEISELHLYLSMVMPIGELLRCPTFKEKAKQHADHVSYGLVGYPVLMAADMFIHGAHKVPVGADQLVHIEIARDLARKFNSMYGEILTLPNGMVEKEARVPSLGGKGKMSKSLGAKTYISLQDSKETIENKVKRAYSDPTRTHLSDPGHPTVGGCNVYHLHSYFSNEEVRKDIEKRCSDANIGCVRCKQMLSESIIELTEPMQKRALAYSDIDVDDILREGAKKAQESAQVTIAKVRKAIGLIQL
- a CDS encoding ABC-F family ATP-binding cassette domain-containing protein produces the protein MITVTNVGLQYGDRKLFEEVNIKFTPGNCYGLIGANGAGKSTFLKILSGEIEPQQGDVHMKPGQRLAVLKQNHFEYEEYEVLQTVIMGHARLYQVMQEKDAIYMKEDFSDEDGIKAAELEGEFAELNGWEAESEAAILLKGLGIQEDLHSKKMADLTGSEKVKVLLAQTLFGEPDVLLLDEPTNHLDLQAIQWLEEFLINFENTVIVVSHDRHFLNKVCTHIADLDFGKIQIYVGNYDFWYESSQLALKMAQDQNKKKEEKIKELQNFVARFSANASKSKQATSRKKLLDKISLDDIKPSSRKYPYVHFQPEREIGNDLLRVEGLTKTIDGEKVLNNVSFTMNKDDKIALVGTNEIAKTVLFKILAGEMEPDSGSYKWGVTTSQAYFPKDNSEYFEGCDLNLVNWLRQYSPEDDSETFLRGFLGRMLFSGEEVLKKASVLSGGEKVRCMLSKMMLSGANVLLLDEPTNHLDLESITAVNNGLIAFKGSMIFSSHDHQFNESIANRIIELTEDGLIDKQMTYNEFLEYKK
- the ytxJ gene encoding bacillithiol system redox-active protein YtxJ, which encodes MKEITTDQEWHDLFKQSDDGPVLLLKHSTTCPISAEAYDEFQSFINSSNENAHTYAMVKVIESRPVSNLISEELGVKHESPQLFILDKKQVKWVDSHFSITKKKIEKALA
- a CDS encoding DedA family protein; the protein is MMVAFTEMISFIQSHGYMALFLIFSIGLFFFPVPNEILLMSGGLIATTAYVNPIPAMFVVYASILVHGTSLYIVGHFLGTKSIPIKEERSIWYRRALKGKELLDRYGLKAASFSYFFPFIRHAVPFSVGLSAISYQRFAAIGFSSAFVWMNLYYWIGFHYGRSIKDWSSFVQQLIYTLIGIAILFGIYTFIKYRRERHRKQQPNDQ
- a CDS encoding DMT family transporter produces the protein MSVKEAYLYAVLGAALWGIIGLFVQPLYSYGFTAWEIVAIRAIFSALLLVGYLIITNRKMLRIHIRDLPLFIGTGIISIVFFNWCFFTVIDQSNLSLAVVLLYTGPFFVTLLSRIFFKEWLTPNKVTALVLTIIGCAFVVGLLPSFNTVITPYILLVGIGSGFFYALYSIFAKVSSKRYSSMTITTYSFICAAMFMIPTSGLWNKAHLFTQIDVVGYGLGLAFFPTVLAYLLYTRGLAEIESSRASILSTIEPVVAIGIGFLIFKDQLSLIQWFGVALVLFSIFLVSKPDKARSIKKQTPKHAV
- a CDS encoding DUF3970 family protein encodes the protein MRVRVSGRDQKELVDFMKDLEKLQNFEVTYASELRDSTRTNNPKYRNSKEIMQYVDIKRKS
- the recQ gene encoding DNA helicase RecQ, yielding MSIEKMHEAEQILKTYYGYDSFRYGQQQIIEQVLAQKDTLGIMPTGGGKSLCYQIPALTLEGVTLVISPLISLMKDQVDALHQLDIAATYLNSTLTREEEEERISLIQTGEYKLVYVAPERLVQPFFQQLLASIPLSLVAIDEAHCLSQWGHDFRPSYLGISAWLNNFNQRPPVLALTATATKAVQKDIQNHLDIQNENTVVTGFNRENLTLKVLKGIDKWRYVKQYVQTHKSEAGIMYANTRKEVEQLYHKLQEVDIQAAMYHGGLNENERARHQEAFLHDQVSVMVATNAFGMGIDKSNVRYVVHYNMPRTIESYYQEAGRAGRDGEDSECVLLFSPQDIRVQSFLIEQSELTEDRKAQEYEKLQQMTSYIHTEGCLMTYILSYFGDVSKADCGRCSSCVREGEKVDRTKEAQMVFSCIKRMRERFGKMMVAQVLAGSENQKIKQLQLYTLPTYGIMSGYTAKYVAEFIDYLTAEKYIKPTGSQYPTLQLTDLALPVLKGEKQVHQFVALQKEEAEENDEVFEALRDCRKNLAAKENIPPYMVFSDKTLKQMSQYIPLTKEELSMIQGVGEQKLERYGETFLDVLSSFKDQKTTMINETATRLSSSSKGTKATKGSHLITIKMFQDGQKVEDIAKERGLSEQTVLNHILKSKDEGIDLKLPTYVEEEVRKEIEKAAEQIGTDRLRPIKEALGDHITYQEIRFTIEK
- a CDS encoding DUF6501 family protein; the protein is MLHKTWMDKETIRTVECVHTDAKKYMVNRALTKGKTYELKNETDEFYFVIDNTGKMGGYYKEYFKN
- a CDS encoding DegV family protein, with protein sequence MTTIKIVTDSTCDLPAELAAKHGIEVVPLSITFGEETFLDGVDITASEFMDKLRASEELPKSSQPAVGVFEETYNRLAASGDDVKIISIHITEGMSGTMNAAQTAADMSNADVTVVNSRFISQALAFQVVKAAELAKEGKSVEEIIKAIDKVREGTSLFIMVDTLEYLKKGGRIGRGKALLGSLLKIKPIASLADGVYTPVTKVRTHMQMIQTLTKTFADETKGRVVKKVGIAHADAEALAAKLKQSVESINESVDITIYPTSPIISTHTGPGAIALMYYSESN